The sequence ATGGAAAAACTGGAGATAGTAGTGCAGGTTCAAAGGGCTTAACAGGAAATGATGGACTAAATGGAAAAGACCTAACAACTAAGGTAAATGCACTAAGAAATGGTGAAGCAGGAACAGTAGTCTATACAGATAAAGATGGAAATAGATTAGTAAAAGCTAATGATGGTAAATACTATAAAGCAGAATATGTTGAAGATAATGGAGCTTTAAAAGTAGGACATTCTTATGCAGATGAAGTTAAAGATATATTAGCAACATTAGTAAATCCAGATGGAAGTACTGATAAACCAACAACAGTTCTAAGAGTAGCAGATGGAAGTATATCAGATAATTCAAAAGAAGCAATAAATGGTGGGCAAGTATATAATAAATTAAAAGAATATGCTTTAAAAGATGCAAGTAATATTGATATTACTAACTGGGTAACAAAACTTGGAGATGAGAGTCTAGAAAATGGAAATAACTTAGCTAAGAGTAGTGCTGTTAAGGAATATGTTGATAAGATAAAGAGTGGATTAGAAGATAAAGGACTTAAATTTAATGCAGATCTAGGTGGAGAACAAACACAAAAATTAGGAAGTAGTATAAAAATAGCAAGTGCTACAGAGGAAATATCAGACAATGGTATTAAGTATCTTGGAAAGAATATAAAGACTAAGATAGCAAAAGATGGAGATAATAGTATAATCTCATTAGCATTTAGTGATAGTCCAGAATTTAGTTCAGTTAAAATAGGTAATAATGGCAAAACAGTATCAATTACAACATCAGATAAAGGTGGAAGCATAACTGGTCTAGAAGATACTAGTGTAGATAATGCAAAATATGGTCAATCTGGAGTAGCAGCAACTCAAAAAGAAGTTAAAGATGTATTAAATAAGATAAATGCTAATGGTACAGAACAAGATAAGTTGAAGAACGGAACTTTAGGAACAGTAGTTTATACAGACAAAGATGGCAATAAGCTAATGAAAGATACTGATGGTAAATTCTATAAAGCACAAGCAGATGGAACAAAAGAAGAAAATGCTAAAGAAGTAGTTCCAGAAGATGTAATTTTATCAACTGTTAAACCGGATGGTAAAACAACAGAACCTATTACATTAGGTAATGTAGCAAGTGCCTTGGGATTAAGCAAGGATAAAAAAGATAAGAATAATGAAATTCTTAATAAACTTGTTAATAAGGAAGCTAAAAAAGATGTGTATAAAGATGCTGAACTTAACAAGGTAGTAACATTAAGAGACTTACAATTCTTAGCAAGTAAAGGTATTACATTTGTAGGAAGTACAGGAACAGCTACTAAGTTTTTAGGTGATACTATTACTATTAATGGTACTACATCTAATTACAATGGTTTAGATAAGAATAATTTTGCTACTAAGTACGAAACAAAAAATATTGCAGTTAAGGTAGATAATAATACAGGCAATATTGAAGTAGGTCTAGCAAAAGAATTAAAGGCTATAGAATCAATAGAAAATAAAGAAACAAAAGTAACATTAAATGAAAATGGAACAGAGTTTAAGACTGGTACTGATGGAGTAACAACTAAGATTGGTAAAGATGGAATAGAAATAACTAAAAAAGATGCAACAAAACCATCTGTATCAATAAAGGAATCATCAATAGACTTTGCAACAACAACTGCTGATAATAAGACTGTAGGAACTGGAAGTATAACAGGACTTAAGGATTTAGATGATAAGTCTGATGGACATATGGCAGCGAATAAGAATTATGTTGATGAAAAAGTTAAAACAATTACTGGAGATATTGACAAATTGAAGAATAAAGGTCTAAAATTTGCAGGTAATACTGGAGAAACTAAGGAACTTAATGATAAAGTAAATATCAAAGGTGAAGGAACTATAGATAATAAATTTGAAAGTGCTGAAGGTAATATTAATGTTGTTGCTAAAGAAAGTAATGTTGAACTTCAATTATCAGCTAACTTAAAGAATATGAAGTCATTTGAAGCAAAAGATGATAAAGGTAATACAGTAAATATTACAGGTGACAAGATTGAATTTAAGAAAAATAATAAGTCAACATTAACAATTAATTCAGATGGAACAATAACTGGATTAAAGACTAATAGTAGTCCATTTGAATATTACGAAAAGAATAAAGACACAGTATTTGGAAAAGATGGTACAGAATACAAAACTGGAACTATAGTATCTGAAGATGGAAAAGTATATGCAGAAGGTACACAAGAAGTAGAAGGAAAATACTTTGATAAAGGTGATAAGGTTGTAAAAGCAAAAGATGGTAAGTTCTATAAAGAAAAAGATATAAAAGATAGAACTTATGATGAAGCAACTAAGAAATGGAGTGGTGATTCTGCTCAACCTACAGAAGCAACTGAAGCAAAAGCATTAGAAGGTGATGATCTTAAGAATGCAAAAGCAGAAGATAAAGTTGTAGTTAAAGGAAAAAATAATAAATTCTACGAAGCAAGTGACTTAGAAAAAGCAGTATATGATGAAGTTAATAAAGAATATACAAAGGATGGTAACAAGCTTGAAGGTAAAGAAGCAAAAGATGTTGTAATCAAGGCTTTACCAAATAATAAAGCTATGACATTAAGTAATATTGCAAATGCAAGATTAGTAAAGGATTCAAAAGATGCAGTTAATGCAGGTCAAATGTTAGAAGAATTAGATAAGAAGATGAATAAAGATGGATCTAATATTGATAAGAAAGAATTTGCTAATAATATAAGTGAAGGAGCAAATATTACAAAACCTGAAGGTATATTAGTAACAGATAAACAAGTAAATGAACATCTAAATAAAAATTACTATAATAAAACTGAAGTTGATGCAAAGGTAAGTAATATATCTAATACTGTAGTTGAAGCAAACAAGAAATCTGATTTAGCATTAGGAGGAGTAGCAAATGCAGTAGCTATGGCAAACTTATTGCAAGCAAATTCATACTCAAAATACAAGACTAATATATCAGCAGCATATGGATATTATGGAGGATCAAATGCCTTAGCAATAGGTTTCAGTGGAGTTAGTGAAAATAGAATGGTATCATATAGAGTAAGTGGTTCAGTAAATACAAAAGGAAATATAGCATTAGGAGCAGGTTTAGGAGTAATGCTTGGTGAATTTAAGACTGATAAATATCCTGAAAAAGGAAAGAAAATTAGTGAACTTGAAGAAAAATTAAGATTACAAACTGAAAAGACTAATAAGCTAGAAAAACAACTTGAAGAAATTTTGAAACTATTGAAAAAATAGGTACTTTATAAGTAAGGTGTACAAGTAAAATAACTTGTGCACCTTTTTTTATATTAATTTATTCGGTGAAAAAATATAAATTTTATGCAAAAATTGACAAAATTAGAAACTGTTGTATAATATTGTTGTAATTTCCAAATTTAAAGTTAAATTGAAGAAAGGAGAGTATGGTGAATTTCCATGCTATGTAAGTATGTATTTTGTTGAATTTTATGAAAGAATTATGAAAAAATCAAAAATTCCTGTGATTATTTATCTTATTTTAAATCTTTTAATAATTTCTTGTGTAGTATTTAATTTGCTTTTTAGAGTAGTCAATGCTTTGAATATTATACTTGCAATTTTATTAAGTTTTGTCTTGTATTTTATTTCAATTGTAATTGCGTTATCCCCAATTGGTGAATGGATAATGAGAAGACAACTTGGTTGTAAGAAAATTGAAGATATTAGATTGCTAGAATATATTGAGCCTATCTTTAATGAAGTATATGAAAAAGCAAGAAAATTAGATCCTAGTATACCTGCAAATGTTAAATTATATGTAAATGATTCCGAAGAACCAAATGCATTTGCTACAGGTAGAAAAACTGTATGTATTACAAAAGGATTAATTAATATGCCTAGCGACCAAATTAAAGCAACTTTTGGTCATGAATTTGGTCATTTAGCACATAAAGATACAGACTTAATTCTTATTGTTACTGTTGGTAATATGATAATTACAGCCATAGTAACTGTTATACGAGTTATTTTTGCTATATTATATGCAATATTTAATATTTTTTGTTTTGTATCTAAAAAAAATCGTTTATTTGAATATATTGTTGGTTGGCTTGCATATTTATTTGTTACTGTAATTATAAATGGATTTATGTATATATGGACTAAAGTTGGTGTATTACTTGTAATGAAAACAAGTAGATCTGAAGAACTTGAAGCAGATAAATTTTCATTTGAATTAGGTTATGGACAAGAGTTATGTAGACTTTTAGAAGTTATTGGAGATCCAAAAGAAAAAAACTTTTTTGCTAGTTTAGAAAGTAGTCATCCTGATAAAGAACAAAGAATGGAACATTTAAGACAATTAGGTGTCGTAATAGAATAAATATGTATGATATATTGCAATTAATAGAAGTAAGGAGTAAAATAGAGGTTGAGAAGTTACAATATTTTAAGGAGGTTATACGGATGGTAAAGAGAAATAGAAAAACATTAATTTTAACAAGTATTATTACTCTGTTGCCAATATTAGCTGGTATGATATTATGGAATAAACTCCCAAATACCATGGCAATACATTTTGGACTTTGTAACGATGCAAATATGTTTAGTAGTAAAATTGTAGGAGTAATAGGTCTACCACTTATTTTATTGATAATTCATTTATTCAGTGCTTTTGTAACAGCTAAGACTCCTCGTAAGCAAAATATAAGCAAAAATATGTATATGTTTGTCTTGTGGCTAGTGCCATGCATTTCAATTATTATATCAGCAATTATTTATTCATATAACATAGGTATAAATATTTAATAGACATTAAATTAATAAAAATTAAAAATGGTTCAATCCTTTATAAAGGCTATAACCTAGTAAAAACTAGGCTATAGCCTGTTTAAATACAAAAAATATAGATATTGAAAAAAATAATGTGAAAGAATATAATAAAGTTAAAAATAAGCCATAAAAGATAAAAAAGTTAGTAACAAAGGAAAGGTATCATGGCTAAAAGAGAAGAAATAATTTATTTGTGGTTTTCAATGTGGCTTAAACAAAAAGATTTAGGTATAGATGATATTTTTACAAATGATGTAATATATATTGAAAATTGGGAACAAAAATACAAAGATTGTAAGAGTGTAAAATATTGGTTTGATGAATGGAATAAAAGATGGAAAGTTATTCTATGGGATATATTACAATTTTTTCATAAGGATAATCAAACTATTGTAGAGTGGAAATTCAAGTGCATTTATGATGATATAGTTAGTGAATTTGATGGAATATCATTAATTTGCTGGACAGAAGACAATAAAATTAAATTTTTAAAAGAGTTTGGATGTAAGTAAAAAGATAATTTTGATTATGACAAGTATGTGTAATCATATAATAAAAAAATATTGTACTATATTAAAATATAACAGAAAATTTAAAATAATAGTAAGAACTAAAAAAAATACATAATATTTAAATTAAATGTGATAAATTTGTGTTAAAAAAGAAATATTATATCAAAGCTTAATAAAAAATTTAATAAAATATTACAATGAAGAAAATAACAAAAGAAAATATGTAATGCTAAAATATTGGTTGCCATTATTTAATTGATACAAAAAATGTTGCCTTATTGCTAAGGAATATGACTTTTAATTTAGTTTTAATCCAAGGGTATCTTTACTAGAATAGAAAAACATAGTATAAAATTAATATAATAGTGATAGAAAAATTTTTATATAAATTTCAAGTAAAGAAAGGAGATAAAATGAAAAAAATTAAAATACTTAGTTTATTATTTTTTGTAGGTTGTATTGTAAGTTGTAGTAGTGCTAGTGTTGGGTCAAATAATGATATTCATCAAAATATACCCTCTAATGATGAACATAAAGTTGAAGATACTGTAGAACAAGATGATGTTATAGAAGATAATATAACTTTAAAGAATATAGATTCAATAAAATCAAAAGACAATAATGTAGTTAATATATTTGAATGGATAAATGATAATAATGGTGTAGATACTGATAATTCTGCAAAAGATGTAGATGTAGCAATTAATAGTTTGAAAGAAAAAAATATAGATGGGATAAATAAGGCTAATAACACTCATGCTAAACGTGTCTTAATGACATATTTAGAAAACAATGGTGCTAGTGGAAATGATTATAAATTATCAAAACCTGTATCAGATGATGTTTTAGAACATGTTAATTTACATAAATATTTTAGTTATATGGATCATAATAAACATAAAGGTAAAAAAATATATGATGCTAAAGGAATAATTAATTTAAGTTTTGGAGAGGAAAGTTTTCCAAATGTGATACATTTTGTTAAAAATAGAGAAATGTATGTAGAAGATTTTGAAACAACTTTATTTAATGGAAGTGCAGCAATAACTAATTGGTCAAAATTAGCAAATAATATTAAGGGTGATTTTAAAAACGATAGATTAGTGTTAAAAAGTTTAGGTAATGGTGGAAATACTTATTGGTGTTCTAGTTATTCACAATATACATATACTACACTAAGTCCAGAATTACAAAAGATAGCAAGAAATGATATGATATTGGTATCAAACATTATTACACCTAATGTAGATTGGGAAAAATTACCACAAAACAAAGTAGCTACAATAAACAATAAAGATTATTATATTCCAGAATATAATACATCAAAGGCAATGTTACTTAGATCTTTAACAATGGCAGCACCTGGATTTAAAAATAGAAGTTTTGGATCAAGTTATAGTGCACCTTTTGTAGCAAGAACTGCACAAATGATATTGAAAAAATACCCATATTTAACATATAATCAAGTTAAACAAATTTTATTCACAACAGCTACATCTGATAAAACATATTTAAACAATGTTTTTGGTTGGGGTGTATTAAATCAAGAAAAAGCATTAAAAGGACCTGGAGCATTAAATGGTGGTTTAATTGAAGAGGAAAAATATTGGAAAGGAAACTATGACAAAGTAGTAGACAAAAGAGATAAAAACTTATTTTATATGTATGTAGACATACCTAGTGATGTAACATCAATATGGTCAAATGATATTGAAGGTGGATTAAAAGGAGATGGAAATAGTAAGACATACAAAACAGTAAATATACCATCAAATGATAGTAAAACTTATAGATATAGAATACCAGATGTGTTGGATTCAGAAAGAAATTATTATGACAATGTAGCAAAAGGTGGATTAAGAAAAGCTGGTAAAGGTACATTATATTTAACAGGTAAGCAATTATATAATAGTAATACTCAAATATTAGATGGTAAATTAGTATTACAAAATGATAGTAACTCAAAGTATGAAATATTAAATGATGGTATTTTAGAAATATCTGGTAGAAAAGTAAATGTAAATAATAATATATATAATAATGCAAATATGGATGTAAAAAAAGATTTAAATGTAAAAGAATATTATGGAAGTAAAGAATCTAAATTATTGTTAGAAAAAAACATAAATGCAGATAAGTTCATAAATAAAGGTAAAATGCAAGTAGTAAGTAAAAATGGGAAAACACCTACAATAAAAGGCAAAGATGTAGATCTAAAGGATATGGAATTAGAAAATGTTTTTGCTAAAATTGTAGAAAGTGGAAAAGATTTAAATAACAATAAAGTATATGAAGTTGCAGAAAAAAAATATAGGGAATTTAAAGACTTGAGCGAAAGTGAAAAGGAAAATTTACCATATTACGATGTAGTAGCAAAAGAATTTTTTAAAGAATATAAATTTAAATATGGTACTAAGGCAAACAGTAGTTTTATAAATGTAACAGATAAGAGTGAAAGTAGTGCATTAAATAAGATATTTACAGACAACTATACAAGTTTTATAAATGAAACGATAAATGCTAACGATACTATTTTATCAAATAACATATCACAATATAGAATAAACGATAATAACAGTGTATACATGAATAGATTAGATAAATTTAACATATTTAAAGATAAAAGAGCAAATGCTTTTAATAGACATCTTAGTGGATATAGTGTAGGAGTAAAAAAAACATTAGCAAATGATATAAATGTAGGAGTATTTGGAAATATATATAATGGTAAGTATACATTCACAAATGGTGGTAAAATAGAAAATAGTACATATGGTTTAGGGTTGAATGTTAGTGAAGACTTTAATGATATAAGCATCTTAGGTAGTGCAAGTTATAATTTAACATTAGGTGATATGACAAGAACATTAAATAACAATCAAGTTAAAATAAATAATAATTTTGTAGTATCAAATGTGAATTTAAGTTTACAAGGAGAATACAAGAAAAAAGTATTAGACAATTTAGTCATAAAACCAAATGTAGAATTAGATTATAGTTATACAAAACTACATGATGTAAAAGAAAGTATGTCTA comes from Sneathia sanguinegens and encodes:
- a CDS encoding autotransporter domain-containing protein; its protein translation is MKKIKILSLLFFVGCIVSCSSASVGSNNDIHQNIPSNDEHKVEDTVEQDDVIEDNITLKNIDSIKSKDNNVVNIFEWINDNNGVDTDNSAKDVDVAINSLKEKNIDGINKANNTHAKRVLMTYLENNGASGNDYKLSKPVSDDVLEHVNLHKYFSYMDHNKHKGKKIYDAKGIINLSFGEESFPNVIHFVKNREMYVEDFETTLFNGSAAITNWSKLANNIKGDFKNDRLVLKSLGNGGNTYWCSSYSQYTYTTLSPELQKIARNDMILVSNIITPNVDWEKLPQNKVATINNKDYYIPEYNTSKAMLLRSLTMAAPGFKNRSFGSSYSAPFVARTAQMILKKYPYLTYNQVKQILFTTATSDKTYLNNVFGWGVLNQEKALKGPGALNGGLIEEEKYWKGNYDKVVDKRDKNLFYMYVDIPSDVTSIWSNDIEGGLKGDGNSKTYKTVNIPSNDSKTYRYRIPDVLDSERNYYDNVAKGGLRKAGKGTLYLTGKQLYNSNTQILDGKLVLQNDSNSKYEILNDGILEISGRKVNVNNNIYNNANMDVKKDLNVKEYYGSKESKLLLEKNINADKFINKGKMQVVSKNGKTPTIKGKDVDLKDMELENVFAKIVESGKDLNNNKVYEVAEKKYREFKDLSESEKENLPYYDVVAKEFFKEYKFKYGTKANSSFINVTDKSESSALNKIFTDNYTSFINETINANDTILSNNISQYRINDNNSVYMNRLDKFNIFKDKRANAFNRHLSGYSVGVKKTLANDINVGVFGNIYNGKYTFTNGGKIENSTYGLGLNVSEDFNDISILGSASYNLTLGDMTRTLNNNQVKINNNFVVSNVNLSLQGEYKKKVLDNLVIKPNVELDYSYTKLHDVKESMSSDILNNLALEFENNNIHKLTTKVGVDAEYKINNFSITNGVKYSYTYSTRDYLNAKLDDIDVKLRGYNENKHKFSYNLGAKYTIDNFSINGAIGINTTKRVTTSVGLSYKY
- a CDS encoding DUF1648 domain-containing protein gives rise to the protein MVKRNRKTLILTSIITLLPILAGMILWNKLPNTMAIHFGLCNDANMFSSKIVGVIGLPLILLIIHLFSAFVTAKTPRKQNISKNMYMFVLWLVPCISIIISAIIYSYNIGINI
- a CDS encoding zinc metalloprotease HtpX; this encodes MKKSKIPVIIYLILNLLIISCVVFNLLFRVVNALNIILAILLSFVLYFISIVIALSPIGEWIMRRQLGCKKIEDIRLLEYIEPIFNEVYEKARKLDPSIPANVKLYVNDSEEPNAFATGRKTVCITKGLINMPSDQIKATFGHEFGHLAHKDTDLILIVTVGNMIITAIVTVIRVIFAILYAIFNIFCFVSKKNRLFEYIVGWLAYLFVTVIINGFMYIWTKVGVLLVMKTSRSEELEADKFSFELGYGQELCRLLEVIGDPKEKNFFASLESSHPDKEQRMEHLRQLGVVIE
- a CDS encoding YadA C-terminal domain-containing protein, with protein sequence GKTGDSSAGSKGLTGNDGLNGKDLTTKVNALRNGEAGTVVYTDKDGNRLVKANDGKYYKAEYVEDNGALKVGHSYADEVKDILATLVNPDGSTDKPTTVLRVADGSISDNSKEAINGGQVYNKLKEYALKDASNIDITNWVTKLGDESLENGNNLAKSSAVKEYVDKIKSGLEDKGLKFNADLGGEQTQKLGSSIKIASATEEISDNGIKYLGKNIKTKIAKDGDNSIISLAFSDSPEFSSVKIGNNGKTVSITTSDKGGSITGLEDTSVDNAKYGQSGVAATQKEVKDVLNKINANGTEQDKLKNGTLGTVVYTDKDGNKLMKDTDGKFYKAQADGTKEENAKEVVPEDVILSTVKPDGKTTEPITLGNVASALGLSKDKKDKNNEILNKLVNKEAKKDVYKDAELNKVVTLRDLQFLASKGITFVGSTGTATKFLGDTITINGTTSNYNGLDKNNFATKYETKNIAVKVDNNTGNIEVGLAKELKAIESIENKETKVTLNENGTEFKTGTDGVTTKIGKDGIEITKKDATKPSVSIKESSIDFATTTADNKTVGTGSITGLKDLDDKSDGHMAANKNYVDEKVKTITGDIDKLKNKGLKFAGNTGETKELNDKVNIKGEGTIDNKFESAEGNINVVAKESNVELQLSANLKNMKSFEAKDDKGNTVNITGDKIEFKKNNKSTLTINSDGTITGLKTNSSPFEYYEKNKDTVFGKDGTEYKTGTIVSEDGKVYAEGTQEVEGKYFDKGDKVVKAKDGKFYKEKDIKDRTYDEATKKWSGDSAQPTEATEAKALEGDDLKNAKAEDKVVVKGKNNKFYEASDLEKAVYDEVNKEYTKDGNKLEGKEAKDVVIKALPNNKAMTLSNIANARLVKDSKDAVNAGQMLEELDKKMNKDGSNIDKKEFANNISEGANITKPEGILVTDKQVNEHLNKNYYNKTEVDAKVSNISNTVVEANKKSDLALGGVANAVAMANLLQANSYSKYKTNISAAYGYYGGSNALAIGFSGVSENRMVSYRVSGSVNTKGNIALGAGLGVMLGEFKTDKYPEKGKKISELEEKLRLQTEKTNKLEKQLEEILKLLKK